From a single Aspergillus puulaauensis MK2 DNA, chromosome 2, nearly complete sequence genomic region:
- a CDS encoding putative stress response RCI peptide (COG:S;~EggNog:ENOG410PSE0;~InterPro:IPR000612;~PFAM:PF01679;~SECRETED:SignalP(1-20);~TransMembrane:2 (o6-26i33-53o);~go_component: GO:0016021 - integral component of membrane [Evidence IEA]), which translates to MCGSDLFLAILAIFFPPVSVWIKLGVCTADSIINIALCCLGYIPGLLHAWYIILKYPEPDYDDPSYEPVPNRRGDVENGHVTYYYVSHQSGPSPSQRGYGTLASQAPESRSQPSESAPKPQQEQSAAGSSSQGHDEARAPPTYAEAVKGDNKVQNHD; encoded by the exons ATGTGTGGTTCCGACTTGTTTCTTGCCATTCTGGCAATATTCTTCCCACCTGTATCAG TGTGGATTAAACTAGGTGTCTGCACGGCCGACTCTATCATCAACATTGCCCTCTGCTGTCTCGGATACATCCCTGGCCTCCTTCATGCTTGGTACATCATCCTCAAATACCCAGAGCCGGATTATGACGACCCATCATACGAGCCAGTCCCCAACCGGAGAGGGGACGTCGAGAACGGACACGTAACATACTACTACGTTTCTCACCAGTCCGGCCCGTCACCTTCTCAGAGAGGTTACGGCACTCTAGCCTCGCAAGCCCCAGAATCCCGGTCACAACCATCAGAGTCCGCGCCTAAACCTCAACAGGAACAGAGTGCggccggcagcagcagccaaggGCATGACGAGGCTCGCGCACCTCCTACGTATGCTGAAGCTGTCAAGGGAGACAACAAAGTACAGAACCATGACTAA
- the she9 gene encoding putative mitochondrion biogenesis protein (She9) (BUSCO:EOG09264LJU;~COG:U;~EggNog:ENOG410PGX2;~InterPro:IPR008839;~PFAM:PF05546;~TransMembrane:2 (o293-313i442-464o)): MQSMPWLLRQSIWTGINTSRTSLPVRSPVSPFPLPKSFRYTGNTRRDFSVCLRCQFRSQPALFSDEIKRSTDGKPEEKSRDVGNPLATPDGSREGETDAGAQGTPQAADTVHTQGQEGKGKVDTSRSESGGLPSYLEDRRSQFSKQFSTVMDNVQSNVFVAGQRLNDLTGYSSIEALKRSIHEQEDRLRTARVKVRTAKEAYAAAINRRSTSQREVNELLQRKHAWSSADLERFTLLYRNDHTNEVSENETQEALSAAERESEEAAAQLTKNILSRYHEEQVWSDKIRRMSTWGTWGLMGVNVLLFLIFQIGVEPWRRKRLVKGFEEKVLEAIEKEKVLAHTQPLPSAEASVATTGAVASASDTSSSTSNLALEAPSDVTVGSTVTKTKPEERPTENAVTDTFESFHPHPLQFPPSNTVESWRQYAHDLFGERTVSIAHRDLSIIAATSAAAGAAVMSIVLALARSR; the protein is encoded by the exons ATGCAGTCAATGCCATGGCTGCTTAGACAGTCTATATGGACGGGTATAAATACATCTCGGACGTCCTTACCGGTGCGGTCGCCAGtttctccatttcctctcCCTAAATCATTTCGCTACACCGGAAATACACGGCGAGATTTCTCCGTCTGCCTACGATGCCAATTCCGATCACAACCCGCCTTATTTTCGGACGAAATAAAAAGGTCGACGGACGGGAAGCCTGAAGAGAAGTCAAGGGATGTGGGTAATCCCTTAGCTACACCGGATGGTAGTCGGGAGGGAGAGACAGATGCGGGGGCGCAGGGAACTCCGCAGGCCGCGGACACGGTACATACACAGGGacaggaggggaagggaaaggtCGATACCAGTCGGTCAGAGTCTGGAGGTCTTCCTTCATATCTGGAGGACCGACGGTCGCAGTTTTCGAAGCAGTTCTCCACGGTGATGGATAATGTGCAGTCGAATGTCTTCGTCGCGGGCCAGCGGCTGAACGATCTGACAGGATATTCGTCAATCGAGGCTCTCAAACGCAGCATACACGAGCAAG AGGACCGACTTCGAACCGCTCGCGTGAAAGTCCGAACAGCGAAAGAGGCCTACGCAGCCGCCATAAACCGACGTTCGACTTCGCAGCGCGAAGTCAACGAACTACTACAACGCAAGCACGCCTGGTCCTCGGCAGATCTGGAACGATTTACACTACTGTATCGCAATGACCATACAAACGAAGTGTCCGAGAACGAAACACAGGAAGCCCTGTCTGCTGCTGAACGTGAGTCGGAAGAGGCCGCTGCCCAGCTTACGAAGAATATCCTATCTCGCTACCACGAGGAGCAAGTTTGGTCGGACAAGATTCGCCGTATGAGTACATGGGGGACCTGGGGTCTGATGGGAGTAAACGTCCTCcttttcctcatcttccagaTCGGCGTTGAGCCCTGGCGCCGGAAGAGACTTGTCaaggggtttgaggagaaggtcTTGGAGGCTattgagaaagagaaagtCCTTGCACACACCCAGCCTCTGCCCTCTGCCGAAGCATCTGTTGCCACCACAGGAGCAGTGGCTTCTGCCTCAGATACCTCATCTTCTACAAGTAATCTCGCTTTGGAAGCTCCCTCTGATGTGACTGTCGGGTCCACTGTGACAAAAACCAAGCCCGAAGAGCGGCCCACGGAAAATGCAGTAACCGACACATTCGAATCGTTCCACCCGCATCCACTACAATTCCCACCATCTAACACAGTCGAATCATGGCGTCAGTATGCACATGATCTTTTTGGAGAACGGACTGTCAGCATCGCACATCGCGATCTCTCTATAATTGCTGCCACTAGTGCTGCAGCCGGTGCCGCTGTTATGAGTATAGTTCTTGC